In one Streptomyces sp. NBC_01288 genomic region, the following are encoded:
- a CDS encoding ABC transporter substrate-binding protein, giving the protein MTARFTRRTTAPHTRLAAVGAIAVASTLLLAGCGDQTKKDDSSSSTSSAPLASKLPSAIRDKGVITVGSDIAYAPVEFKDNAGKVVGLDPDLGAAMGKQLGVKFEFQNGTFDALLTGLRSNRYDIAMSAMTDNKNRQDGVDPDTGKKVGEGVDFVDYLTAGVSIYTRKGQTENIASWSDLCGKKLAVERGTVSEDLAKSETKKCTGGKKITIEAFDDDQQSQTRLRSGGADAASSDFPVAAYAVKTSGGGKDFQLVGDQVEAAPYGIAVAKSDTQLRDALKAAMDAVIKSGEYQKILTKWGAEDGAVKSSVVNGGK; this is encoded by the coding sequence ATGACCGCAAGATTCACCCGTCGTACGACCGCCCCGCACACCCGGCTGGCAGCGGTCGGTGCGATCGCGGTCGCCTCCACCCTGCTGCTCGCCGGCTGTGGTGACCAGACCAAGAAGGACGACTCCAGCTCGTCCACCAGCTCGGCGCCGCTGGCGAGCAAGCTGCCCTCCGCGATCCGCGACAAGGGCGTCATCACGGTCGGCTCGGACATCGCGTACGCGCCGGTCGAGTTCAAGGACAACGCCGGCAAGGTCGTCGGTCTCGACCCGGACCTCGGCGCCGCGATGGGCAAGCAGCTCGGGGTGAAGTTCGAGTTCCAGAACGGCACCTTCGACGCGCTCCTCACGGGTCTGCGGTCCAACCGCTACGACATCGCGATGTCGGCGATGACGGACAACAAGAACCGCCAGGACGGTGTCGACCCCGACACGGGCAAGAAGGTCGGCGAGGGCGTCGACTTCGTCGACTACCTGACCGCCGGTGTCTCGATCTACACCCGTAAGGGCCAGACCGAGAACATCGCCTCGTGGTCCGACCTGTGCGGCAAGAAGCTCGCCGTCGAGCGCGGCACCGTCTCCGAGGACCTCGCCAAGTCCGAGACGAAGAAGTGCACGGGCGGCAAGAAGATCACCATCGAGGCCTTCGACGACGACCAGCAGTCCCAGACCCGCCTGCGCTCCGGTGGCGCGGACGCGGCCTCCTCCGACTTCCCGGTCGCGGCCTACGCGGTGAAGACCTCCGGCGGCGGCAAGGACTTCCAGCTCGTCGGCGACCAGGTCGAGGCGGCGCCGTACGGTATCGCGGTCGCCAAGAGCGACACTCAGCTGCGGGACGCGCTGAAGGCCGCGATGGACGCCGTGATCAAGAGCGGTGAGTACCAGAAGATCCTGACGAAGTGGGGCGCCGAGGACGGTGCCGTCAAGTCGTCCGTGGTCAACGGCGGCAAGTGA
- a CDS encoding amino acid ABC transporter permease: MTTDIDGAPGPQDAPPAAPKPIKAIPVRHYGRYVSAVIAIGILVSIIYAFGNGQINWHAVPDYFFDHRIMTGVYKTLLLTVLSMVIGIVGGIGLAVMRLSKNPVTSSIAWFYIWFFRGTPVLVQLFLWFNLGLVFHYINLGPIYKNYWSAFMTPLLTALLGLGLNEAAYMAEICRAGLLAVDEGQTEASHALGMSHAKTLRRIVIPQAMRVIVPPTGNEVINMLKTTSLVAAVQYPELFRYAQDIGQNSGAPVEMYFLAAAWYLIMTSVLSVGQYYVERYYARGSSRALPNTPYQKIKANMLSIGRPTGGAA; the protein is encoded by the coding sequence GTGACTACTGACATCGACGGGGCGCCGGGGCCGCAGGACGCGCCCCCGGCCGCCCCGAAACCCATCAAGGCCATTCCGGTCCGGCACTACGGCCGGTACGTCTCCGCCGTGATCGCGATCGGCATCCTGGTCTCGATCATCTACGCGTTCGGCAATGGCCAGATCAACTGGCATGCCGTGCCGGACTACTTCTTCGACCACCGGATCATGACCGGTGTCTACAAGACCCTCCTCCTGACGGTCCTGTCGATGGTCATCGGCATCGTCGGCGGCATCGGCCTCGCGGTGATGCGGCTGTCGAAGAACCCGGTGACCTCGTCGATCGCCTGGTTCTACATCTGGTTCTTCCGCGGCACCCCGGTCCTGGTCCAGTTGTTCCTCTGGTTCAACCTGGGCCTGGTCTTCCACTACATCAACCTCGGTCCGATCTACAAGAACTACTGGTCGGCCTTCATGACGCCGCTGCTGACGGCGCTGCTCGGCCTCGGCCTCAACGAGGCCGCGTACATGGCGGAGATCTGCCGCGCCGGTCTGCTCGCCGTCGACGAGGGCCAGACCGAGGCCTCGCACGCGCTGGGCATGAGCCATGCCAAGACGCTGCGCCGGATCGTGATCCCGCAGGCGATGCGCGTGATCGTGCCGCCGACGGGCAACGAAGTGATCAACATGCTGAAGACGACCTCGCTCGTGGCGGCCGTCCAGTATCCGGAGCTCTTCCGCTACGCCCAGGACATCGGCCAGAACTCCGGCGCCCCGGTGGAGATGTACTTCCTCGCCGCCGCCTGGTACCTGATCATGACGTCGGTCCTGAGCGTCGGGCAGTACTACGTCGAGCGCTACTACGCCCGCGGCTCCAGCCGCGCGCTGCCGAACACGCCATATCAGAAGATCAAGGCGAACATGCTGTCCATCGGCCGTCCGACGGGAGGCGCGGCATGA